From a region of the Aeoliella mucimassa genome:
- a CDS encoding DUF5690 family protein, translated as MTVDPPDWEWNLDNPYAASEAVDASDAGATGMSKWLSGLPSPVFSAYCIVAAFTTYFCMYAFRKPFTAGEFEEPLSLEYYGVAYKTVLVAAQVSGYTISKFVGIKVISEMPPGRRAVFILGLIGVAELALLLFGMTPVPWNFVFLFLNGLPLGMVFGLVLSFLEGRQVTEALSAGLCASFILASGVVKSVGRMLIVDFGVSEYWMPALTGLLFVPPLFLGVWMLSRIPAPNQNDVSERSERQPMTGKDRIDLFLRHAFGLSAIVVVYSLLTVIRSFRDDFAVELWSELGTEGEPSIFARSELLVMFGVIFINGSAVFIRNNRTALLGSYSLICGGFVLVLASLAGHSAGVLDPFTFMVLLGLGAYVPYVAIHTTVFERLLAAFHERGNIGYLMYLADATGYLVYVGVMILKNYLPKGINFLPLFVNTTFWMSCVSLGLGAMLLVHYGRRIPRDQSPVPIADEPLPETV; from the coding sequence GTGACTGTTGATCCCCCTGACTGGGAGTGGAACTTGGACAATCCGTATGCTGCATCCGAGGCTGTCGACGCGTCTGACGCAGGTGCTACGGGTATGTCGAAATGGTTGTCGGGGTTGCCGTCGCCGGTGTTCTCGGCCTACTGCATCGTGGCCGCGTTCACGACGTATTTCTGCATGTACGCGTTTCGCAAGCCGTTTACGGCCGGCGAATTCGAAGAGCCGCTGAGTCTTGAATACTACGGCGTCGCTTACAAAACGGTTCTCGTCGCCGCTCAGGTGTCGGGTTATACGATCTCGAAGTTCGTCGGCATCAAGGTGATATCCGAGATGCCGCCGGGCCGGCGGGCGGTGTTCATCCTCGGCTTGATCGGCGTGGCCGAGCTCGCTTTGCTACTGTTCGGCATGACTCCGGTTCCCTGGAACTTCGTGTTCCTGTTCCTCAATGGCTTGCCGCTCGGCATGGTGTTCGGACTGGTGCTCTCCTTCTTGGAAGGTCGCCAGGTAACCGAAGCGTTGAGTGCTGGCTTGTGTGCCAGCTTTATTCTGGCCTCCGGCGTCGTGAAGTCGGTCGGGCGAATGCTGATCGTCGATTTCGGCGTTTCCGAGTATTGGATGCCTGCTTTGACTGGCTTGTTGTTTGTACCGCCGCTGTTCTTGGGCGTATGGATGCTGAGCCGTATCCCCGCTCCGAATCAGAACGATGTGAGCGAACGATCGGAGCGGCAACCTATGACTGGTAAAGACCGCATCGATCTGTTCCTGCGACACGCTTTCGGGCTGAGTGCGATTGTCGTTGTCTATTCGTTGTTAACTGTGATTCGCAGCTTCCGCGACGACTTTGCCGTGGAACTATGGTCCGAACTCGGCACCGAGGGCGAGCCAAGCATCTTTGCTCGCTCGGAGTTGTTGGTGATGTTTGGAGTGATCTTCATTAACGGCAGCGCCGTGTTCATTCGTAACAACCGCACCGCGTTACTCGGATCGTATTCATTGATCTGCGGAGGCTTCGTGCTGGTGCTGGCCAGTCTTGCGGGGCACTCGGCCGGGGTGCTCGACCCGTTCACTTTTATGGTGTTGTTGGGGCTGGGGGCCTACGTTCCTTACGTGGCAATCCATACCACGGTGTTCGAGCGATTGCTCGCTGCGTTTCACGAACGCGGCAACATTGGTTACCTGATGTACCTGGCCGACGCGACCGGCTACCTGGTCTACGTCGGTGTGATGATTTTGAAGAACTACCTACCCAAAGGCATCAATTTTCTGCCTTTGTTCGTGAATACCACGTTTTGGATGAGTTGCGTATCGCTCGGATTAGGAGCGATGCTTCTAGTGCATTACGGTCGGCGCATTCCCCGCGATCAAAGCCCCGTACCGATCGCCGATGAACCTTTGCCCGAAACGGTTTGA
- a CDS encoding CehA/McbA family metallohydrolase produces the protein MKPRLITLSVAIVCLWLSAALQAAELVKLNEQNWDATVPAGKEVDAIYGDRALVSDRVVAIVADAKKSRNANLTIRGVAGTVIDFTERGDQNDQLSCFYPHAGSYDITGPVEWPADLPATEGSAKVAYQLTPPEDATATMSPCTLVVGYELEEGKNYLTIRSLITNPTDETVSFQLADGIRADGDFKFGVHQPLNVWWCQDEYWQQAYGVIPVDSVWKMADKKTTKRKPRLIQYRSDSNKAMEIAAGKSVVLERRLYAAPDTMALLAKIAADQGQPTATVTVKVTDPDGPVAGATVKAIVDSKVVATAKTDDTGSLVAKVPVGSYRWVIESLGRKQQDLNTDLEADGEVTIESKLSQLGHVAGSVTDGEGQAIPCRVALYGLNVEDPNFGPDSAVHGVRNLWHTADGTFDVAVLPGEYRLVLSYGPEYDAVIKNIEVAAGEATEVAEQLVHSVDTTGWLSSELHSHSSPSGDNTASQRGRVLNLLVDQLEFIPCTEHQRVSTYVAHLEHFNAMQRVLTCSGIEMTGSPLPINHQNAFPLVERPRTQNGGGPTRHVNPEVQIERLAMWDSQSDKVVQINHPNIGQMVGDKNLDGTPDEGFRKMFGFADVIEVHPMGAIFEPLTVGDDGKAGRGNTVKNWLQLMNLGYRIPGVVNTDAHYNYYGSGWRRNYVRSTTDNPAEADLMEVCHALEKGQVVMTNGPFMEVTATSGDSTVGPGEDLLASDGEPVLHIKVQCANWLDVNRIQIVVNGQLVPEFNFTRADNAEGFGNETVKYESDLKLPLSEDAHVVVVAAAEGRQLGWVYGPKQGKTMPIAISNPIFVDIEGDGFKPNGDTLGIALPVEADHQPTHGHDHPHPHH, from the coding sequence ATGAAACCACGTTTGATCACCCTCTCAGTAGCCATCGTCTGTCTATGGCTTAGTGCTGCACTTCAGGCGGCAGAGCTAGTAAAGTTAAACGAACAAAACTGGGACGCGACGGTTCCGGCTGGTAAGGAAGTCGATGCCATCTACGGCGATCGTGCACTTGTGAGCGACCGAGTGGTCGCCATCGTGGCCGACGCAAAGAAGTCGCGGAACGCCAACCTGACGATCCGAGGCGTGGCGGGGACGGTAATCGACTTCACCGAACGGGGCGATCAGAACGATCAGCTTAGCTGCTTCTATCCTCATGCGGGATCCTACGACATCACCGGCCCGGTCGAATGGCCTGCCGACCTGCCCGCGACCGAAGGCTCGGCCAAAGTGGCTTACCAATTGACTCCCCCCGAGGATGCCACAGCGACGATGTCGCCCTGCACGCTGGTCGTTGGCTACGAACTCGAAGAAGGCAAGAACTATCTCACCATCCGTTCGCTGATTACCAATCCCACCGACGAGACCGTCTCGTTCCAATTGGCCGACGGCATCCGGGCCGATGGTGACTTCAAGTTTGGTGTCCACCAACCGCTGAACGTCTGGTGGTGTCAGGATGAGTACTGGCAGCAAGCCTACGGCGTGATTCCAGTCGATAGCGTCTGGAAGATGGCCGACAAGAAAACCACTAAGCGGAAGCCACGGCTCATTCAGTATCGCAGCGATTCGAACAAAGCTATGGAAATCGCCGCTGGTAAGAGCGTGGTGCTCGAGCGTCGGCTCTATGCAGCGCCCGACACCATGGCCCTATTGGCCAAGATTGCCGCCGATCAAGGCCAACCGACCGCGACGGTCACGGTGAAAGTGACCGACCCCGATGGCCCCGTGGCTGGCGCCACGGTCAAAGCGATTGTCGATAGCAAAGTGGTCGCGACGGCCAAGACCGACGATACCGGCTCGCTGGTGGCCAAGGTGCCGGTGGGTAGCTACCGCTGGGTGATCGAGTCGCTCGGCCGCAAACAGCAGGATCTGAACACCGATCTCGAAGCAGACGGGGAAGTGACGATCGAATCGAAGCTGTCGCAACTTGGCCACGTAGCTGGCTCGGTGACCGACGGCGAAGGACAGGCGATTCCCTGTCGCGTGGCGTTGTACGGTCTCAACGTCGAGGATCCCAATTTCGGTCCCGATAGCGCGGTGCATGGTGTTCGCAATCTCTGGCACACCGCCGACGGAACGTTCGACGTGGCCGTGTTGCCGGGTGAGTATCGCCTGGTGCTTAGCTATGGCCCCGAGTACGACGCAGTGATCAAGAACATCGAAGTCGCAGCGGGCGAGGCCACCGAGGTTGCTGAGCAACTGGTGCATTCGGTCGACACCACCGGTTGGCTCAGCTCGGAACTGCACAGCCATTCGTCCCCCTCGGGCGACAACACCGCCAGCCAGCGCGGGCGGGTGCTAAACCTGCTGGTTGATCAGTTGGAGTTCATTCCCTGCACCGAGCATCAACGCGTTTCGACTTATGTTGCTCACCTCGAGCACTTCAACGCCATGCAGCGGGTGCTGACCTGCAGCGGGATTGAGATGACCGGCTCACCGCTTCCGATTAACCACCAAAATGCATTCCCGTTGGTCGAGCGTCCACGCACCCAAAACGGCGGTGGCCCGACTCGTCACGTGAATCCCGAAGTGCAAATCGAGCGATTGGCCATGTGGGACTCGCAGAGCGACAAAGTGGTGCAGATCAATCACCCTAACATCGGCCAGATGGTCGGCGACAAGAATCTCGATGGCACGCCCGACGAAGGCTTCCGCAAGATGTTTGGCTTTGCCGACGTGATCGAAGTACATCCGATGGGAGCCATCTTCGAACCACTAACTGTCGGCGACGATGGCAAAGCTGGCCGTGGTAACACGGTGAAAAACTGGTTGCAGCTGATGAACCTCGGTTACCGTATTCCCGGCGTGGTGAACACCGATGCTCACTACAACTACTACGGCAGTGGCTGGCGACGCAACTATGTCCGTTCGACTACCGACAATCCGGCCGAGGCCGACTTGATGGAAGTGTGCCATGCCCTCGAGAAGGGCCAGGTTGTGATGACGAATGGTCCCTTCATGGAAGTCACGGCGACTTCAGGCGACTCGACCGTTGGCCCGGGCGAAGATCTGCTGGCCAGCGATGGAGAGCCAGTGCTCCACATCAAAGTGCAGTGCGCGAACTGGTTGGATGTGAACCGCATTCAAATCGTGGTGAATGGCCAGTTGGTACCGGAGTTCAACTTCACACGGGCCGACAATGCCGAAGGCTTTGGCAACGAGACCGTGAAGTACGAAAGCGACCTGAAGCTTCCGCTTTCGGAAGATGCTCATGTGGTGGTGGTTGCCGCTGCCGAAGGGCGTCAGCTCGGCTGGGTCTACGGTCCCAAGCAAGGCAAGACCATGCCGATTGCGATCAGCAACCCGATCTTCGTCGACATCGAAGGCGATGGATTCAAGCCGAACGGCGATACGCTCGGCATCGCGCTTCCCGTGGAAGCCGATCACCAGCCGACTCACGGCCACGACCATCCCCACCCCCACCACTAA
- a CDS encoding lamin tail domain-containing protein: MKSCSHWQLVSGSMAAIAALLCLLGHTALGDIVISEIMYNPDGSDRDNTAGFNREWVEVYNSGSQAVNLGGWQFADLYDNDYASLVPENTILQPGSALVLVGDAATFDAQWGTGLPRVELSNFPSLSNTPTNGNERLAFYNPVTNQGDTVTYDDTNGWPTDSPDGSSIMLQPEYLHPAHNNAGGAWLPSMWGVYGAEYRTSPEGTQDRASPGFVDRVPQTAFEPSPDAAWSMVVMPDSQNYVKNSADVHILREMNEWIRDQRDAFNIQLVMHEGDIVNNNNTSTPTSGNQTGDQQWQNAKAAMSVLDGVVPYVFSPGNHDYGTTSAQTRETQFNDYFRETDNPLVDPAQGGILVDTLIPGQLDSAYFEFTAPDGREMLILTLEWGPRQYVVNAANRVMSDPKYADHTAIMMTHAYMYHDETRYDWSRNQDSDPNNNQGGNPYSYGTANDTNDGQDLWEELVSQHDQFEMVLSGHVGGDGVGYQVDPGSDGQLVHQMLFNSQFETNAGNGWIRMVEFLDDGKTVRIRTYSPLHDLQKTDSANSFTFEITPLPTILSGDFNDDGIVDLADYTLWRDSLGAPAGTLLNDRSGEVIGTAQYQLWKDNFGRTSADHVQSGATQVPEPASLVWYVVLISATVAGRFARRGDH; the protein is encoded by the coding sequence GTGAAGAGTTGCTCCCACTGGCAACTCGTGAGTGGGAGCATGGCAGCCATCGCTGCGTTACTATGTTTGCTTGGCCATACTGCCTTAGGGGATATCGTGATCTCGGAGATCATGTATAACCCCGATGGTAGCGATCGCGATAATACCGCTGGATTCAATCGCGAGTGGGTCGAGGTGTACAACAGCGGATCCCAAGCGGTGAACCTCGGTGGTTGGCAGTTTGCCGATCTGTACGACAACGACTACGCCAGCCTGGTGCCGGAAAACACGATTCTACAGCCTGGCAGCGCACTGGTGCTGGTGGGCGACGCGGCGACGTTCGATGCCCAATGGGGCACGGGATTGCCGAGGGTGGAGCTGAGCAATTTTCCGTCGCTCAGTAACACGCCGACCAACGGCAACGAACGACTCGCGTTCTACAACCCGGTAACGAACCAGGGCGACACGGTTACCTACGACGATACCAACGGTTGGCCGACCGACAGCCCCGATGGGTCGAGCATCATGCTGCAACCCGAGTACCTGCATCCCGCGCACAACAACGCGGGCGGCGCCTGGTTGCCTTCGATGTGGGGCGTATACGGTGCCGAGTATCGTACCTCGCCCGAAGGGACCCAAGATCGGGCCTCGCCGGGCTTCGTCGATCGGGTACCTCAAACAGCGTTCGAGCCCTCGCCCGACGCAGCCTGGTCGATGGTGGTGATGCCCGACTCGCAGAACTACGTGAAGAACTCGGCCGACGTGCACATCTTGCGAGAGATGAACGAGTGGATTCGCGACCAGCGCGATGCGTTCAACATCCAGCTGGTGATGCACGAAGGGGACATTGTCAACAATAACAACACCAGCACGCCGACCAGCGGCAACCAAACCGGCGATCAGCAATGGCAAAACGCCAAGGCCGCGATGAGCGTGCTCGACGGAGTGGTGCCTTACGTCTTCTCGCCAGGAAATCACGATTACGGAACCACCAGCGCCCAAACCCGCGAGACACAGTTTAACGACTACTTTAGGGAGACCGATAATCCGCTGGTCGACCCCGCTCAGGGGGGCATCCTGGTCGACACCCTGATACCGGGGCAACTCGACAGCGCGTATTTTGAGTTCACCGCGCCGGATGGTCGTGAGATGCTAATTCTCACGCTCGAGTGGGGACCTCGTCAGTACGTAGTGAATGCAGCGAACCGGGTGATGTCGGATCCCAAGTACGCGGATCATACTGCGATTATGATGACGCATGCCTACATGTATCACGACGAGACTCGCTACGATTGGAGCCGTAATCAGGACTCCGATCCTAACAACAACCAGGGCGGCAATCCTTACTCGTACGGCACGGCCAACGACACGAACGATGGCCAGGATCTGTGGGAAGAGCTGGTGAGTCAGCACGATCAGTTCGAGATGGTGCTCAGCGGGCATGTGGGTGGCGACGGTGTTGGGTACCAGGTCGATCCCGGCAGCGACGGCCAACTCGTGCATCAGATGCTGTTCAACTCGCAATTCGAAACCAATGCAGGCAACGGTTGGATTCGGATGGTTGAGTTCCTCGACGACGGTAAGACCGTACGCATTCGCACTTACTCTCCGCTGCACGACTTGCAAAAGACCGACTCGGCCAATTCGTTTACGTTCGAAATCACTCCGCTCCCCACGATCTTGTCGGGCGACTTTAACGACGATGGTATCGTCGACCTGGCCGACTACACGCTCTGGCGCGACAGTCTCGGTGCCCCGGCCGGCACGTTGCTGAACGATCGCTCCGGCGAGGTAATCGGCACCGCACAGTACCAGCTGTGGAAGGACAATTTCGGCCGCACCTCGGCCGACCACGTGCAATCGGGCGCTACGCAGGTTCCGGAGCCGGCTTCGCTGGTCTGGTATGTCGTGCTGATTTCAGCAACCGTAGCTGGCCGATTCGCCCGCCGAGGCGATCACTGA
- a CDS encoding glycoside hydrolase family 127 protein — translation MVETMRKALQVGLLVLMVATMRSASAAPAGDTPHASPYPVSAVRLGAGPFKDAAAANREYLLALDADRLLAPFRTEAGLEPRKPFYGSWESGGLGGQTGGHYLSALSLMVALGEDTPDGELNRRLDYALSELAECQQAYGNGYVGGVPGSRQLWADVRAGNIDTHGFGLNGKWVPWYNIHKTFAGIRDAYVIAEKPVAKELLVNLGDWCVELMSHLDDNQMQVMMRAEHGGMNEVLADLYAITGDEKYLQAAQRFCHRQVLDPLRRHQDRLTGLHANTQIPKVIGLKRIGELAGDEQANSAAKFFWQTVSQERSLAFGGNSVAEHFNDPNDYSSVLERREGPETCNTYNMLRLTEQLFAAEPSANYIDFYERALYNHILAAINPEHPGFVYFTPIRPQLYRVYSTPENCFWCCVGTGIENPGRYGKLIYSAADDGGIYVNLFIASTLTASDNVQITQQTSFPDEPSTQLTLKLKQPASFALRVRHPAWVPAGEFQVRVNGELMQVESQPSSYAEISREWQNGDVVDVALPMHTTTERLPDGSDWVALLRGPIVLVAPAGTHDLVGLFADNERMAHVAEGELVPFEEVPVLLTTEEDLPSHVVPQSGEGPMHFELTDVVQPPVGDGVSLVPFFRLHEQRYQMYWELTTQEQMQARKQRFAAEQRAREALERATLDRVAIGEQQPEVEHQFAGSETESGSHQGRRWRHGKWFEYTLNTRGESKATLMVTYWGGDNGRSFDILVNGEKLASETLTASHPTEFFTQKYPIAPQTLTQAADGNLTIRFEATRGVAGGVYDLRLLNPSELPSESNP, via the coding sequence ATGGTTGAAACAATGCGCAAGGCTCTGCAAGTTGGTTTACTGGTACTCATGGTCGCAACGATGCGATCGGCCTCGGCGGCCCCGGCCGGCGACACTCCCCACGCGAGTCCCTATCCGGTCTCGGCAGTGCGACTAGGGGCTGGGCCTTTCAAGGACGCCGCGGCGGCGAATCGCGAGTACCTGCTGGCGCTCGACGCCGACCGGCTGCTGGCTCCATTCCGCACCGAAGCGGGCCTCGAACCTCGCAAACCCTTCTACGGCAGCTGGGAGAGTGGTGGGCTCGGCGGCCAAACTGGTGGGCACTATCTGTCGGCGCTCTCGCTAATGGTCGCCCTCGGCGAAGACACCCCCGATGGTGAGCTGAACCGCCGTCTCGACTACGCCCTCAGCGAGCTGGCTGAGTGTCAGCAGGCCTATGGCAACGGCTACGTCGGCGGCGTGCCAGGCAGCCGGCAACTGTGGGCCGACGTACGTGCTGGAAACATCGATACGCATGGTTTCGGGCTGAACGGCAAATGGGTGCCTTGGTACAACATTCATAAGACCTTTGCTGGCATTCGCGACGCGTATGTGATTGCCGAAAAGCCGGTTGCCAAAGAGCTACTGGTGAACCTCGGCGACTGGTGTGTCGAGCTGATGTCGCATTTGGATGACAATCAAATGCAGGTCATGATGCGAGCCGAGCATGGCGGCATGAACGAGGTGCTGGCCGACCTGTATGCCATTACTGGCGACGAAAAGTACCTGCAAGCGGCCCAGCGATTCTGCCATCGCCAGGTGCTCGACCCGCTCCGCCGACATCAAGATCGACTCACCGGGCTGCACGCGAACACGCAGATTCCCAAAGTCATCGGTCTGAAACGCATCGGCGAACTGGCCGGCGACGAACAGGCGAACTCGGCCGCCAAGTTCTTCTGGCAAACCGTTTCGCAAGAGCGAAGCCTGGCGTTCGGCGGCAACAGCGTTGCCGAGCACTTCAACGATCCCAACGACTACTCGTCGGTGCTGGAGCGTCGCGAAGGCCCCGAGACCTGCAACACTTACAACATGCTTCGCCTTACCGAGCAGTTGTTCGCTGCCGAGCCGTCGGCCAATTACATCGATTTTTACGAGCGGGCGCTCTACAACCACATTCTGGCGGCCATTAATCCTGAGCATCCCGGCTTCGTGTACTTCACGCCGATTCGGCCGCAACTGTACCGAGTGTACTCGACGCCGGAGAACTGTTTCTGGTGCTGCGTCGGTACCGGCATCGAGAACCCCGGACGCTACGGTAAGCTGATTTACTCTGCAGCCGACGACGGTGGCATCTACGTCAATCTGTTCATCGCCAGCACCCTTACGGCCAGCGACAACGTACAAATCACGCAACAAACGAGCTTCCCTGACGAACCGAGCACACAGCTGACGCTGAAGCTCAAGCAACCGGCGAGTTTCGCGCTGCGAGTCCGTCATCCCGCGTGGGTACCGGCCGGTGAGTTCCAGGTACGCGTCAACGGCGAGCTGATGCAAGTCGAATCGCAGCCATCGTCGTACGCGGAAATCTCCCGCGAATGGCAAAATGGCGACGTGGTCGACGTGGCGCTGCCGATGCACACTACGACCGAACGTCTGCCGGATGGTTCCGACTGGGTAGCTCTGTTGCGAGGGCCGATTGTGCTGGTGGCTCCCGCAGGCACGCACGATCTGGTTGGGTTATTCGCCGACAACGAGCGAATGGCCCACGTGGCCGAAGGGGAATTGGTTCCGTTCGAAGAGGTGCCAGTGCTGCTAACCACCGAAGAAGACTTGCCATCGCACGTGGTTCCGCAATCCGGCGAGGGGCCCATGCACTTCGAACTAACGGATGTCGTGCAGCCGCCGGTAGGCGACGGAGTGTCGTTGGTGCCGTTCTTCCGTCTGCATGAGCAGCGTTACCAGATGTATTGGGAGCTTACCACCCAAGAGCAAATGCAAGCACGCAAGCAGCGTTTCGCGGCCGAGCAGCGCGCTCGGGAAGCACTTGAGCGAGCCACGCTCGACCGCGTTGCCATCGGCGAGCAGCAACCGGAGGTCGAACACCAGTTTGCCGGTAGCGAGACCGAATCCGGTAGCCATCAGGGACGCCGCTGGCGACATGGGAAGTGGTTCGAGTACACGCTCAACACCCGCGGCGAGTCAAAAGCGACACTCATGGTCACCTACTGGGGAGGCGATAATGGTCGCAGCTTCGACATCCTAGTGAATGGCGAGAAGCTGGCCAGCGAGACCCTTACCGCGTCGCATCCGACAGAGTTCTTCACCCAGAAGTATCCAATCGCTCCCCAAACCCTCACCCAGGCAGCCGATGGCAACCTGACCATTCGGTTCGAAGCCACTCGCGGAGTCGCGGGGGGAGTCTACGATTTACGGTTGCTGAACCCCTCGGAGCTCCCCTCCGAAAGTAATCCATAA